A stretch of Rhinopithecus roxellana isolate Shanxi Qingling chromosome 12, ASM756505v1, whole genome shotgun sequence DNA encodes these proteins:
- the SERINC2 gene encoding serine incorporator 2, whose protein sequence is MGACLGACSLLSCASCLCGSAPCILCSCCPASRNSTVSRLIFTFFLFLGVLVSIIMLSPGVESQLYKLPWVCEEGAGIPTVLQGHIDCGSLLGYRAVYRMCFATAAFFFFFTLLMLCVSSSRDPRAAIQNGFWFFKFLILVGLTVGAFYIPDGSFSNIWFYFGVVGSFLFILIQLVLLIDFAHSWNQRWLGKAEECDSRAWYAGLLFFTLLFYLLSIAAVALMFIYYTEPSGCHEGKVFISLNLTFCVCVSIAAVLPKVQDAQPNSGLLQASVITLYTMFVTWSALSSVPEQKCNPHLPTQLGNETVMAGPEGYETQWWDAPSIVGLIIFLLCTLFISLRSSDHRQVNSLMQTEEGPPMLEATQQQQQQVAACEGRAFDNEQDGVTYSYSFFHFCLVLASLHIMMTLTNWYKPGETRKMISTWTAVWVKICASWAGLLLYLWTLVAPLLLRDRDFS, encoded by the exons GCGTCCTGCCTCTGCGGTTCTGCCCCCTGCATCCTGTGCAGCTGCTGCCCTGCCAGTCGCAACTCCACCGTGAGCCGCCTCATCTTCACGTTCTTCCTCTTCCTGGGGGTGCTGGTGTCCATCATTATGCTAAGCCCAGGCGTGGAGAGTCAGCTCTACAAG CTGCCCTGGGTGTGTGAGGAGGGGGCTGGGATCCCCACCGTCCTACAGGGCCACATCGACTGTGGCTCCCTGCTTGGCTACCGCGCTGTCTACCGCATGTGCTTCGCCACAGcggccttcttcttctttttcaccCTGCTCATGCTCTGCGTGAGCAGCAGCCGGGACCCCCGGGCTGCCATCCAGAATGG gttttggttcTTTAAGTTCCTGATCCTGGTGGGCCTCACCGTGGGTGCCTTCTACATCCCTGATGGTTCCTTCTCCAACA TCTGGTTCTACTTTGGCGTCGTGGGCTCCTTCCTCTTCATCCTCATCCAGCTGGTGCTGCTCATCGACTTTGCACACTCCTGGAACCAGCGGTGGCTGGGCAAGGCCGAGGAGTGCGACTCCCGCGCCTGGTACGCAG GCCTCCTCTTCTTCACTCTCCTCTTCTACTTGCTGTCGATCGCGGCCGTGGCGCTGATGTTCATCTACTACACTGAGCCCAGCGGCTGCCACGAGGGCAAGGTCTTCATCAGTCTCAACCTCaccttctgtgtctgtgtgtccattGCTGCTGTCCTGCCCAAGGTCCAG GATGCCCAGCCCAACTCGGGTCTGCTGCAGGCCTCAGTCATCACCCTCTATACCATGTTTGTCACCTGGTCAGCCCTATCCAGTGTCCCTG AACAGAAATGCAACCCCCACTTGCCAACCCAGCTGGGCAATGAGACGGTCATGGCAGGCCCCGAGGGCTATGAGACCCAGTGGTGGGATGCCCCGAGCATTGTGGGCCTCATCATCTTCCTCCTGTGCACCCTCTTCATCAG TCTGCGCTCCTCAGACCACCGGCAGGTGAACAGCCTGATGCAGACCGAGGAGGGCCCACCTATGCTAGAGGccacacagcagcagcagcagcaggtggcAGCCTGTGAGGGCCGGGCCTTTGACAACGAGCAGGACGGCGTCACCTACAGCTACTCCTTCTTCCACTTCTGCCTGGTGCTGGCCTCACTGCACATCATGATGACACTCACCAACTGGTACAA GCCCGGCGAGACCCGGAAGATGATCAGCACGTGGACCGCCGTGTGGGTGAAGATCTGTGCCAGCTGGGCAGGGCTGCTCCTCTACCTGTGGACCCTGGTAGCCCCACTCCTCCTGCGCGACCGCGACTTCAGTTGA